A genomic region of Pseudoxanthomonas suwonensis contains the following coding sequences:
- the xerC gene encoding tyrosine recombinase XerC, producing the protein MNGIDDFLDHLRVERAMSAHTLDAYRRDLDALAGWAQAHGAGEPAGLDSAHLREFVATEHRRGLSPKSLQRRLSACRSYYAWLLKNGAIPASPAAGLRAPKAPRRLPQVLDVDEAVRLVEVPTDAPLGLRDRALLELFYSSGLRLSELCALRWSDLQLDVGLVTVLGKGAKQRSVPVGSHARRALEEWRASTGAGADAFVFPGRGAGPISQRAVQIRIRQLAARQGLFKHVHPHMLRHSFASHVLESSGDLRGVQELLGHADIATTQIYTHLDFQHLAKVYDAAHPRAKRKKAGA; encoded by the coding sequence ATGAACGGCATCGACGATTTCCTCGATCACCTGCGCGTGGAACGGGCAATGTCGGCGCATACGCTCGATGCCTACCGCCGCGACCTCGACGCGCTGGCCGGCTGGGCGCAGGCACACGGCGCCGGTGAACCGGCGGGTCTGGACAGTGCCCACCTGCGCGAGTTCGTCGCCACCGAACACCGCCGCGGGCTGTCGCCCAAGAGCCTGCAGCGGCGCCTGTCGGCCTGCCGCAGCTACTACGCCTGGCTGCTGAAGAACGGCGCGATCCCCGCCAGTCCCGCCGCCGGCCTGCGCGCGCCCAAGGCGCCGCGCCGGCTGCCGCAGGTGCTGGACGTGGACGAAGCGGTGCGCCTGGTCGAGGTGCCGACCGACGCGCCGCTGGGCCTGCGCGACCGCGCGCTGCTGGAACTGTTCTATTCCTCCGGCCTGCGCCTGAGCGAGCTGTGCGCGCTGCGCTGGAGCGACCTGCAACTGGATGTCGGCCTGGTCACGGTGCTGGGCAAGGGCGCCAAGCAGCGCAGCGTGCCGGTCGGCTCGCATGCGCGGCGCGCGCTGGAGGAATGGCGCGCCTCCACCGGCGCCGGGGCCGACGCCTTCGTCTTTCCCGGCCGTGGCGCCGGGCCGATCAGCCAGCGCGCGGTGCAGATCCGCATCCGCCAGCTGGCCGCACGCCAGGGCCTGTTCAAGCACGTGCACCCGCACATGCTGCGGCACAGCTTCGCCAGCCACGTGCTGGAATCCTCCGGCGACCTGCGCGGCGTGCAGGAACTGCTCGGCCACGCCGACATCGCCACCACCCAGATCTACACCCACCTCGACTTCCAGCACCTGGCCAAGGTCTACGACGCGGCGCATCCGCGCGCCAAGCGGAAGAAGGCGGGCGCGTAA
- a CDS encoding helix-turn-helix transcriptional regulator, with the protein MDRYERINALHRILKAARYPVTVPRLQEELGCSRATVYRDLAFLRDALMAPVEGDGEAGFRYAAAESDRFELPGLWLSSEELYALLASQQLLRRTGGGVLSTVLAPLQQRIEGLLAAQAGVSQWPVERVRVIAHRGRRLDEASFRTVASAVLERRRLAFEYRARSTNETTRRQVSPQRITHYRDNWYLDAWDHEREALRSFAVDRISQARQLEETARDLEEEVLDQHLASSYGIFSGEPKGWATIVFSAKVARWVADEHWHSKQQGRFLADGRYELKLPYSVSRELLMDVLHYGADAEILEPAMLREQAKSLLSLALSQYDR; encoded by the coding sequence ATGGACCGCTACGAACGCATCAACGCGCTGCACCGCATCCTCAAGGCCGCGCGCTACCCGGTCACGGTGCCGCGGCTGCAGGAAGAGCTGGGTTGCTCGCGCGCCACCGTCTACCGCGACCTGGCGTTCCTGCGCGACGCGCTGATGGCCCCGGTCGAGGGCGACGGCGAGGCCGGCTTCCGCTACGCCGCCGCCGAGAGCGATCGCTTCGAGCTGCCCGGGCTGTGGCTCAGTTCCGAGGAACTGTACGCGCTGCTGGCCTCGCAGCAGTTGCTGCGCCGCACCGGCGGCGGCGTGCTGTCGACCGTACTGGCGCCGTTGCAGCAGCGGATCGAGGGGTTGCTCGCCGCCCAGGCCGGGGTCAGCCAGTGGCCGGTCGAGCGGGTGCGGGTGATCGCGCACCGCGGCCGCCGGCTGGACGAGGCCAGCTTCCGCACCGTCGCCTCGGCGGTGCTCGAGCGCCGCCGGCTGGCGTTCGAATACCGCGCCCGCTCCACCAACGAGACCACCCGCCGCCAGGTCTCGCCGCAACGGATCACCCACTACCGCGACAACTGGTATCTCGACGCCTGGGACCACGAGCGCGAGGCGCTGCGCAGCTTCGCCGTGGACCGGATCAGCCAGGCGCGGCAACTGGAGGAAACCGCGCGCGACCTGGAGGAAGAGGTGCTGGACCAGCACCTGGCTTCCAGCTACGGCATCTTCTCCGGCGAGCCCAAGGGCTGGGCGACGATCGTGTTCAGCGCCAAGGTCGCGCGCTGGGTTGCCGACGAGCACTGGCATTCCAAGCAGCAGGGACGGTTCCTGGCCGACGGCCGCTATGAGCTGAAGCTGCCCTACAGCGTGTCGCGCGAGCTGCTGATGGACGTGCTGCACTACGGTGCCGACGCCGAGATCCTCGAGCCGGCGATGCTGCGCGAGCAGGCCAAGTCACTGCTGTCGCTGGCGCTGTCGCAATACGACCGCTGA
- a CDS encoding YbaN family protein, producing MNERRRFRWAWWLLAYASLGVGIVGIFVPGLPTTVFVIIAAWAAARGSKRLEQRLLAHPTFGPMILAWREHRAVPRRAKWAATWTMLACAVLLLLVMVAVPSHRAWMVFLPIGCMTVVGTWLWLRPEPPPAGPDSPL from the coding sequence ATGAACGAGCGCCGACGCTTCCGCTGGGCATGGTGGCTGCTGGCCTACGCCAGCCTGGGCGTGGGCATCGTCGGCATCTTCGTGCCGGGGCTGCCGACCACGGTATTCGTGATCATCGCGGCCTGGGCCGCGGCGCGTGGATCCAAGCGCCTGGAACAGCGGCTGCTGGCGCACCCGACCTTCGGCCCGATGATCCTGGCCTGGCGCGAGCACCGTGCGGTGCCGCGGCGGGCGAAATGGGCGGCGACCTGGACCATGCTGGCCTGCGCGGTGCTGTTGCTGCTGGTGATGGTCGCAGTGCCTTCGCACCGGGCCTGGATGGTGTTCCTGCCGATCGGCTGCATGACCGTGGTCGGCACCTGGTTGTGGCTGCGCCCCGAACCACCCCCGGCCGGCCCGGACTCGCCTTTGTAG
- a CDS encoding prolyl oligopeptidase family serine peptidase: protein MSRFAQACLVAGLIAAGAAHAQEPAVADDPYQWLEDVTGDKALDWVRAQNAKTDAALASTPAFKAMEAGIREVLDSDAKIPGVQKIGDWYYNFWKDRNHERGIWRRTTLEEYRKPNPAWETIIDLDALNKAEGENWVWHGADCLRPDYTRCLVALSRGGADANVTREFDLAGKSWVEGGFFRPEAKGGLQWIDRDTVYVYTDFGPGTMTESGYPRVAKRWKRGTPLESAKVVYEGKPDDMYIAAYHDDTPGFARDFVSRTLAFYNDELYLIGAGDKLAKVDAPNSANKGVKREWLTLELREPWTVGGRTYAAGSLLAAKFDDFMAGKREFDVLFEPTDSTSLASFAWTRNHLVLNVLDDVKNRLSVLTPTAQGWKRSEFTGAPTFGTLGVSAVDNDESDAVWLTATDYLTPTTLSLAQIGQQPEQLKAMPSFFDGSDDVIEQHFATSKDGTRVPYFLVRPKGLKFDGANPTLLYGYGGFEIALTPGYSGGLGRSWIDRGGVYAVANIRGGGEYGPRWHQAALKGNRHKAYEDFAAVAQDLIARGITSPQHLGVQGGSNGGLLTGNMLTQYPELLGAVVVQVPLLDMKRYNKLLAGASWMAEYGNPDTADWEFIQGFSPYHLFDPARDYPPVIFTTSTRDDRVHPGHARKMAAKMIEAGKDVTYYENIEGGHGGAANNAQAAHMSALAYSFLWERLSKK from the coding sequence ATGTCCCGTTTTGCCCAGGCCTGCCTTGTCGCCGGCCTCATCGCCGCCGGTGCGGCCCATGCCCAGGAGCCCGCCGTGGCCGACGACCCCTACCAGTGGCTGGAGGACGTGACCGGCGACAAGGCGCTGGACTGGGTCCGCGCCCAGAACGCGAAGACCGATGCCGCGCTGGCGTCCACCCCGGCCTTCAAGGCCATGGAGGCGGGTATCCGCGAGGTGCTGGACTCCGACGCCAAGATCCCCGGCGTGCAGAAGATCGGCGACTGGTACTACAACTTCTGGAAGGACAGGAACCACGAGCGCGGCATCTGGCGCCGGACCACGCTGGAGGAATACCGCAAGCCGAACCCGGCCTGGGAAACCATCATCGACCTGGACGCGCTGAACAAGGCCGAGGGCGAGAACTGGGTCTGGCATGGCGCCGACTGCCTGCGCCCGGACTACACCCGCTGCCTGGTCGCGCTGTCGCGCGGCGGCGCCGACGCCAATGTCACCCGCGAGTTCGACCTGGCGGGCAAGTCCTGGGTCGAGGGCGGCTTCTTCCGTCCCGAGGCCAAGGGCGGGCTGCAGTGGATCGACCGGGACACGGTCTACGTCTACACCGACTTCGGTCCCGGCACGATGACCGAGTCCGGCTACCCGCGGGTGGCCAAGCGCTGGAAGCGCGGCACCCCGCTGGAATCGGCCAAGGTGGTGTACGAGGGCAAGCCCGACGACATGTACATCGCCGCCTACCACGACGATACGCCCGGCTTCGCGCGCGATTTCGTCAGCCGCACGCTGGCCTTCTACAACGACGAGCTGTACCTGATCGGCGCCGGCGACAAGCTGGCCAAGGTCGACGCGCCCAACTCGGCCAACAAGGGCGTCAAGCGCGAGTGGCTGACCCTGGAGCTGCGCGAGCCATGGACCGTGGGCGGCAGGACCTACGCGGCCGGCTCGCTGCTGGCGGCGAAGTTCGACGACTTCATGGCCGGCAAGCGCGAGTTCGACGTGCTGTTCGAGCCGACCGACAGCACCTCGCTGGCCAGCTTCGCCTGGACCAGGAACCACCTGGTGCTGAACGTGCTGGACGACGTCAAGAACCGGCTCAGCGTGCTGACCCCGACCGCGCAGGGCTGGAAGCGCAGCGAATTCACCGGCGCGCCGACGTTCGGCACGCTGGGCGTGTCGGCGGTGGACAACGACGAGTCCGACGCGGTGTGGCTGACCGCCACCGACTACCTGACTCCGACCACGCTGTCGCTGGCGCAGATCGGCCAGCAGCCCGAGCAGCTGAAGGCGATGCCGTCGTTCTTCGACGGCTCCGACGACGTGATCGAGCAGCACTTCGCCACCAGCAAGGACGGCACCCGCGTGCCGTACTTCCTAGTGCGGCCGAAGGGCCTGAAGTTCGACGGCGCCAACCCGACCCTGCTGTACGGCTATGGCGGCTTCGAGATCGCGCTGACTCCGGGTTACTCCGGCGGCCTGGGCCGCTCGTGGATCGACCGCGGCGGTGTCTATGCGGTGGCCAACATCCGCGGCGGTGGCGAGTATGGCCCGCGCTGGCACCAGGCCGCGCTGAAGGGCAACCGGCACAAGGCCTACGAGGACTTCGCCGCGGTCGCCCAGGACCTGATCGCGCGCGGCATCACCTCGCCGCAGCACCTGGGCGTGCAGGGCGGCAGCAACGGCGGCCTGCTCACCGGCAACATGCTCACCCAGTACCCGGAGCTGCTCGGTGCGGTGGTGGTGCAGGTGCCGCTGCTGGACATGAAGCGCTACAACAAGCTGCTGGCCGGCGCCTCGTGGATGGCCGAGTACGGCAATCCGGATACCGCCGACTGGGAGTTCATCCAGGGCTTCTCGCCGTACCACCTGTTCGATCCGGCCAGGGACTACCCGCCGGTGATCTTCACCACCTCCACCCGCGACGACCGCGTCCACCCGGGCCACGCGCGCAAGATGGCGGCGAAGATGATCGAGGCCGGCAAGGACGTGACCTACTACGAGAACATCGAAGGCGGCCACGGCGGCGCGGCCAACAACGCCCAGGCCGCGCACATGTCGGCGCTGGCCTACAGCTTCCTGTGGGAGCGCTTGAGCAAGAAGTGA
- a CDS encoding DUF484 family protein, which translates to MSETQDKLGAHEVAAWLRRHPGFLKQFPDLALSLVVPRDDGRTASLASYQLEVLRDKNRELSRRLAELSANAQDNERLAVRTHQLTLSLMRQDNYADTLRAMAASLAEDFNGDLVRIVSFRPVAGMEDAEWLQVRGEGEPELAPFRDALRDGEPLCGRLQAEKNAILYGLRQEDVQSSALLALTGVGLVAVGSHDPNRFYPGMGTLFLRMMGESLVVALERFGD; encoded by the coding sequence ATGAGCGAGACACAGGACAAGCTGGGCGCGCACGAGGTCGCGGCGTGGCTGCGCCGGCACCCGGGCTTCCTCAAGCAGTTCCCGGACCTGGCCCTGAGCCTGGTGGTGCCGCGCGACGACGGCCGCACCGCCTCGCTGGCCAGCTACCAGCTGGAAGTGCTGCGCGACAAGAACCGCGAGTTATCGCGGCGGCTGGCCGAACTGTCGGCCAACGCCCAGGACAACGAGCGGCTGGCGGTGCGCACCCACCAGTTGACCCTGTCGCTGATGCGCCAGGACAACTACGCCGACACCCTGCGCGCGATGGCCGCCTCGCTGGCCGAGGACTTCAACGGCGACCTGGTGCGGATCGTCTCGTTCCGCCCGGTGGCCGGGATGGAGGACGCCGAGTGGCTGCAGGTGCGCGGCGAAGGCGAGCCGGAGCTGGCCCCGTTCCGCGACGCGCTGCGCGACGGCGAGCCGCTGTGCGGGCGCCTGCAGGCGGAGAAGAACGCGATCCTGTACGGCCTGCGCCAGGAGGACGTGCAGTCCAGCGCGCTGTTGGCGCTGACTGGCGTGGGCCTGGTCGCGGTCGGCAGCCACGACCCCAACCGCTTCTACCCGGGCATGGGCACGCTGTTCCTGCGGATGATGGGCGAGTCCCTGGTGGTGGCGCTGGAGCGGTTCGGCGACTGA
- the lptM gene encoding LPS translocon maturation chaperone LptM: protein MNTKTVLSAAAVALALAACGNKGPLVMPQEPVPAEQEVPVPPPAAEPATDPALQDPTDADAADDPGADADG, encoded by the coding sequence ATGAACACCAAGACAGTTCTCTCCGCCGCTGCCGTCGCGCTGGCGCTGGCCGCCTGCGGCAACAAGGGTCCGCTGGTGATGCCGCAGGAGCCGGTACCCGCCGAGCAGGAGGTGCCGGTGCCGCCCCCGGCCGCCGAGCCGGCCACGGATCCCGCCCTGCAGGACCCGACCGACGCGGACGCGGCGGACGATCCGGGCGCCGACGCGGATGGCTGA
- a CDS encoding S9 family peptidase, which produces MKPIPLLFAGSLLMTTLSACNSGHDAPANAQHRAEPRAVAAAATPPDAELRPHAVTAPHGAERDDGYYWLRDDKRENPDVLAYLQAENAYADSVLAPLKGVQDRLYDEIVGRIKQDDSSVPYRERGWWYYSRFESGKDYPIHARRQDGDGVDALSIQQANDAGDFAGEQVLLDVNRLAEGKDYYQVGAWEVSQDNRLLAYAEDLNGRRQYTVRFIDLETGQTLPDAVAGVSPNLVWADDNKTLFYVENDPDTLLTKRVKKHVLGTPAGADAQVYEEQDDSFYMGVGRTRDDRFICIVVDSTVSNEMRCAPAADPREFTVLAPRERDVEYDADHLGDRWVIRTNADGATNFKLVTAPTGSTSRADWQDLVAHDEAVFIEDFALFDGFLAVSERSDALERIRLRKFDDSGADGSEEYVKADEPAYSMGLSANPESDSDWLRYGYTSLTTPATTYELNVKTGERRQLKQQPVPGYDPSQYVTERVWAPARDGSTRIPVTLVYRKGFQKDGTAPLLQYGYGSYGMSMDPGFSATSVSLLDRGVVYAIAHIRGGQEMGRKWYEDGKLLNKVNTFTDFIDVTDFLVKEGYAAPDRVAAYGGSAGGLLVGAVANMAPEKYDVILSQVPFVDVATTMLDPSIPLTTNEYDEWGNPEQKEFYDYIVRYSPYDNLEAKAYPAMFVGTGLWDSQVQYWEPAKYIARLRDLNTGERPVVFRTNMEAGHGGKSGRFRRFREQAEMYAFMLDQLGVADTP; this is translated from the coding sequence ATGAAACCGATCCCCCTCCTGTTCGCAGGTTCCCTGCTGATGACCACCCTGTCCGCCTGCAATTCCGGCCATGACGCCCCGGCCAACGCCCAGCACCGCGCCGAGCCCCGTGCCGTCGCCGCCGCGGCCACGCCGCCCGATGCCGAACTGCGTCCGCACGCGGTCACCGCGCCGCACGGCGCCGAACGCGACGACGGGTACTACTGGCTGCGCGACGACAAGCGCGAGAACCCGGACGTGCTGGCCTACCTCCAGGCCGAGAACGCCTACGCCGACTCGGTGCTGGCCCCGCTCAAGGGCGTCCAGGACAGGCTGTACGACGAGATCGTCGGGCGCATCAAGCAGGACGACAGCAGCGTGCCGTACCGCGAGCGCGGCTGGTGGTACTACTCGCGCTTCGAGTCGGGCAAGGACTATCCCATCCATGCGCGCCGCCAGGACGGCGACGGCGTTGACGCGCTGTCGATCCAGCAGGCCAACGACGCCGGCGATTTCGCCGGGGAGCAGGTGCTGCTCGACGTCAACCGGCTGGCCGAGGGCAAGGACTACTACCAGGTCGGCGCCTGGGAGGTGAGCCAGGACAACCGCCTGCTCGCCTACGCTGAGGACCTCAACGGCCGCCGCCAGTACACCGTCCGCTTCATTGACCTGGAAACCGGCCAGACGCTGCCCGACGCGGTCGCGGGCGTGTCGCCGAACCTGGTCTGGGCCGACGACAACAAGACCCTGTTCTACGTCGAGAACGACCCGGACACGCTGCTGACCAAGCGCGTGAAGAAGCATGTGCTGGGCACCCCCGCCGGCGCCGACGCGCAGGTCTACGAGGAGCAGGACGACAGCTTCTACATGGGCGTGGGCCGTACCCGCGACGACCGCTTCATCTGCATCGTCGTGGACAGCACCGTGTCCAACGAAATGCGCTGCGCGCCGGCGGCCGACCCGCGCGAGTTCACCGTGCTGGCCCCGCGCGAGCGCGACGTGGAATACGACGCCGACCACCTCGGCGACCGCTGGGTGATCCGCACCAATGCCGATGGCGCCACCAACTTCAAGCTGGTCACCGCGCCGACCGGCTCGACCTCGCGCGCGGACTGGCAGGACCTGGTCGCGCACGACGAAGCGGTATTCATCGAGGACTTCGCCCTGTTCGACGGCTTCCTGGCGGTGTCCGAGCGCTCCGACGCGCTCGAGCGGATCCGCCTGCGCAAGTTCGACGACAGCGGGGCCGACGGCAGCGAGGAATACGTGAAGGCCGACGAGCCGGCGTACTCGATGGGCCTGTCGGCCAACCCGGAAAGCGACAGCGACTGGCTGCGCTACGGCTACACCTCGCTGACCACGCCGGCCACCACCTACGAGCTCAACGTCAAGACCGGCGAGCGCCGCCAGCTCAAGCAGCAGCCGGTGCCGGGCTACGACCCGTCGCAGTACGTCACCGAGCGCGTCTGGGCACCGGCGCGCGACGGCAGCACCCGGATCCCGGTGACCCTGGTCTACCGCAAGGGCTTCCAGAAGGACGGCACCGCGCCGCTGCTGCAGTACGGGTATGGCAGCTACGGCATGTCGATGGACCCGGGCTTCAGCGCGACCAGCGTCAGCCTGCTCGACCGCGGCGTGGTCTACGCCATCGCCCACATCCGCGGCGGCCAGGAAATGGGCCGCAAGTGGTACGAGGACGGCAAGCTGCTCAACAAGGTCAACACCTTCACCGACTTCATCGACGTCACCGATTTCCTGGTGAAGGAAGGCTATGCGGCGCCGGACCGGGTGGCGGCCTACGGCGGCAGCGCCGGCGGCCTGCTGGTGGGCGCGGTGGCGAACATGGCGCCGGAGAAGTACGACGTGATCCTGTCACAGGTGCCGTTCGTCGACGTGGCCACGACCATGCTCGACCCGAGCATCCCGCTGACCACCAACGAGTACGACGAGTGGGGCAACCCGGAGCAGAAGGAGTTCTACGACTACATCGTCCGCTACTCGCCGTACGACAACCTCGAGGCCAAGGCCTACCCGGCGATGTTCGTCGGCACCGGCCTGTGGGATTCGCAGGTGCAGTACTGGGAGCCGGCCAAGTACATCGCGCGCCTGCGCGACCTCAACACCGGCGAGCGTCCGGTGGTGTTCCGCACCAACATGGAGGCCGGTCACGGCGGCAAGTCGGGACGTTTCCGCCGCTTCCGCGAACAGGCCGAGATGTACGCCTTCATGCTCGACCAGCTGGGCGTGGCCGACACACCCTGA
- the hslV gene encoding ATP-dependent protease subunit HslV — MDPSQNPHVFHATTIISVRRDGKVAVAGDGQVTLGHTVMKGNARKVRRLGRDGQVLAGFAGAAADAFTLFELFEAKLEKHGQLQRAAVELAKDWRTDRRYGKLEALLAVADQDTSLIISGTGDVIEPEDGLIAIGSGGSYALSAARALLAHTALDAKSIAVEALNIAGDICIYTNRNVVVEEL; from the coding sequence ATGGACCCCAGCCAGAACCCCCACGTGTTCCACGCCACCACCATCATTTCCGTGCGCCGTGACGGCAAGGTCGCCGTGGCCGGCGACGGCCAGGTCACCCTCGGCCACACGGTGATGAAGGGCAATGCGCGCAAGGTGCGCCGCCTGGGCCGCGACGGCCAGGTGCTGGCGGGCTTCGCCGGCGCGGCTGCCGACGCCTTTACCCTGTTCGAACTGTTCGAGGCCAAGCTCGAAAAGCACGGCCAGCTGCAGCGCGCCGCGGTGGAACTGGCCAAGGACTGGCGCACCGATCGCCGCTACGGAAAGCTCGAGGCGCTGCTGGCGGTGGCCGACCAGGACACTTCGCTGATCATCAGCGGCACCGGCGACGTGATCGAGCCGGAGGACGGGCTCATCGCCATCGGCTCCGGCGGCAGCTACGCGCTGTCGGCCGCGCGCGCGCTGCTGGCGCACACCGCGCTGGACGCGAAGTCCATCGCGGTCGAAGCGCTGAACATCGCCGGCGACATCTGCATCTACACCAACCGCAACGTGGTGGTCGAGGAACTGTAG
- the hslU gene encoding ATP-dependent protease ATPase subunit HslU produces the protein MPDTNTTMTPREIVQELDRHIIGQQSAKRAVAIALRNRWRRMQLEPELRNEVMPKNILMIGPTGVGKTEIARRLATLANAPFVKVEATRFTEVGYVGKDVEQIVRDLADTAVKMYREQAKTRVRLQAEERAEDRILDALLPRRAPAMGFDPEARAEVQVSGPEDSTRAKFRRMLRAGELDEREIELELAANAGVDIMTPPGMEEMGQQLRQMFANLGGGKSQKRTVTIKAARPHLIEEEAGRLVNEDEIRAQAVEACEQHGIVFIDEIDKVAKRGENVGGGDVSREGVQRDLLPLVEGSNVSTKYGTVKTDHILFIASGAFHLAKPSDLIPELQGRFPIRVELSALSKDDFVRILTEPRAALTRQYVELMATEGVKLAFTADAVDRLAEIAAQVNERQENIGARRLHTVLERLLDTLSYEAPDRDGQAVTVDRGYVDAHLGELVQDPDLSRYIL, from the coding sequence ATGCCCGACACCAACACCACCATGACCCCGCGCGAGATCGTGCAGGAACTGGACCGCCACATCATCGGCCAGCAGTCGGCCAAGCGCGCGGTGGCTATCGCCCTGCGCAACCGCTGGCGGCGCATGCAGCTCGAGCCGGAGCTGCGCAACGAGGTCATGCCCAAGAACATCCTGATGATCGGCCCCACCGGCGTGGGCAAGACCGAGATCGCGCGGCGGCTGGCGACGCTGGCCAACGCCCCGTTCGTCAAGGTCGAGGCCACCCGTTTCACCGAGGTCGGCTACGTCGGCAAGGACGTGGAGCAGATCGTGCGCGACCTGGCCGACACCGCGGTGAAGATGTACCGCGAGCAGGCCAAGACCCGGGTGCGCCTGCAGGCCGAGGAGCGCGCCGAGGACCGCATCCTCGATGCGCTGTTGCCGCGGCGTGCGCCGGCGATGGGTTTCGATCCGGAGGCGCGTGCCGAAGTGCAGGTCTCCGGCCCCGAGGACTCCACCCGCGCCAAGTTCCGCAGGATGCTGCGTGCCGGCGAACTGGACGAGCGCGAAATCGAGCTGGAGCTGGCGGCCAATGCCGGCGTGGACATCATGACCCCGCCGGGCATGGAGGAGATGGGCCAGCAGCTGCGGCAGATGTTCGCCAACCTCGGCGGCGGCAAGTCGCAGAAGCGCACGGTGACGATCAAGGCCGCGCGCCCGCACCTGATCGAGGAAGAGGCGGGCAGGCTGGTCAACGAGGACGAGATCCGCGCCCAGGCGGTCGAGGCCTGCGAGCAGCACGGCATCGTCTTCATCGACGAGATCGACAAGGTCGCCAAGCGCGGCGAGAACGTCGGCGGCGGCGATGTCAGCCGCGAGGGCGTGCAGCGCGACCTGCTGCCGCTGGTCGAGGGCTCCAACGTCTCCACCAAGTACGGCACGGTCAAGACCGACCACATCCTGTTCATTGCCAGCGGCGCGTTCCACCTGGCCAAGCCGTCCGACCTGATCCCGGAACTGCAGGGCCGCTTCCCGATCCGGGTCGAGCTGTCGGCGCTGAGCAAGGACGATTTCGTCCGCATCCTCACCGAGCCCAGGGCCGCGCTGACCCGCCAGTACGTGGAACTGATGGCCACCGAAGGGGTGAAGCTGGCGTTCACCGCCGACGCCGTCGACCGCCTCGCCGAGATCGCCGCGCAGGTCAACGAGCGCCAGGAGAACATCGGCGCGCGCCGCCTGCACACCGTGCTCGAGCGCCTGCTCGACACGCTCAGCTACGAGGCACCCGACCGCGACGGCCAGGCGGTCACTGTCGACCGTGGCTACGTCGATGCGCACCTGGGCGAACTGGTGCAGGACCCGGACCTGAGCCGCTACATCCTCTGA
- the dapF gene encoding diaminopimelate epimerase: MAEPLRFSKMHGAGNDFVVIDLRDGAPPPDAALAARLADRHTGVGCDQILTIEPPRSPGAVAAYGIWNADGSASGQCGNGARCVAAWLVRDGTAAGPRFTVDSPVAAHEVENLGGDRYAIAMGVPRFAPADVPLAGFAAEQAEYALDLNGTRVAFGAVSMGNPHVVIEVADAVAADVARLGPELQRSAAFPQSCNVGFAQVLAPDRIRLRVYERGVGETLACGSGACAAVASLVRRGRLAREATVSLPGGDLHIRWPADDAQVIMAGPAAFVFEGEWQA; this comes from the coding sequence ATGGCTGAGCCATTGCGCTTCAGCAAGATGCACGGCGCCGGCAACGACTTCGTCGTCATCGACCTGCGCGACGGTGCACCGCCACCCGATGCCGCGCTGGCGGCGCGGCTGGCCGACCGCCACACCGGCGTGGGCTGCGACCAGATCCTGACCATCGAGCCGCCGCGCAGTCCCGGCGCGGTGGCCGCCTACGGCATCTGGAACGCCGACGGCAGCGCCTCGGGCCAGTGCGGCAACGGCGCGCGCTGCGTGGCGGCATGGCTGGTGCGCGACGGCACCGCCGCCGGCCCACGCTTCACCGTGGACAGCCCGGTGGCGGCGCACGAGGTGGAGAACCTGGGCGGCGACCGCTACGCCATCGCCATGGGCGTGCCGCGCTTCGCTCCGGCCGACGTGCCGCTGGCCGGCTTCGCCGCGGAGCAGGCCGAATACGCGCTGGACCTGAACGGCACCCGCGTGGCGTTCGGCGCGGTCTCGATGGGCAACCCGCACGTGGTGATCGAAGTCGCCGACGCGGTCGCCGCCGATGTGGCCCGGCTCGGACCGGAGCTGCAGCGTTCAGCCGCCTTCCCGCAGTCCTGCAACGTCGGCTTCGCCCAGGTGCTGGCGCCGGACCGCATCCGCCTGCGCGTGTACGAGCGCGGCGTCGGCGAGACCCTGGCCTGCGGCAGCGGCGCCTGCGCGGCGGTGGCTTCGCTGGTGCGGCGCGGGCGCCTGGCGCGCGAGGCCACCGTGTCGCTGCCCGGCGGCGACCTGCACATCCGCTGGCCGGCCGATGATGCGCAGGTCATCATGGCCGGACCGGCGGCGTTCGTATTCGAAGGGGAATGGCAGGCATGA